From a single Molothrus ater isolate BHLD 08-10-18 breed brown headed cowbird chromosome Z, BPBGC_Mater_1.1, whole genome shotgun sequence genomic region:
- the HMGCS1 gene encoding hydroxymethylglutaryl-CoA synthase, cytoplasmic isoform X1, which translates to MGFRSVSATMPGSLPVNAESCWPKDVGIVALEIYFPSQYVDQTELEKYDGVDAGKYTIGLGQARMGFCSDREDINSLCLTVVQKLMERNNLSYDCIGRLEVGTETIIDKSKSVKTVLMQLFEESGNTDVEGIDTTNACYGGTAALFNAINWIESSSWDGRYALVVAGDIAVYASGNARPTGGAGAVAMLVGPNAPLIFERGLRGTHMQHAYDFYKPDMVSEYPVVDGKLSIQCYLSALDRCYTVYRNKIHAQWQKEGTDRRFTLNDFGFMIFHSPYCKLVQKSVARLLLNDFLSDQNPETANGVFSGLEAFRDIKLEDTYFDRDVEKAFMKASTELFNQKTKASLLVSNQNGNMYTPSVYGCLASLLAQYSPEQLAGQRISVFSYGSGFAATLYSIRVTQDATPGSALDKITASLSDLKTRLDSRKCIAPDVFAENMKLRQETHHLANYIPQCSVEDLFEGTWYLVRVDEKHRRTYARRPLMSDRPLEARVGVVHPGIVHEHIPSPAKKVPRIPATTESEGVTVAISNGEH; encoded by the exons ATGGGATTCCGCAGCGT atCTGCCACGATGCCTGGGTCTCTTCCCGTGAATGCTGAATCCTGTTGGCCCAAAGATGTGGGAATTGTGGCActggaaatatattttccctCTCAGTATGTTGACCAGACAGAGCTGGAGAAGTACGATGGCGTGGATGCTGGGAAGTACACCATTGGGCTGGGCCAGGCAAGGATGGGGTTCTGCTCTGACCGGGAGGATATCAATTCCCTCTGCTTGACTGTGGTCCAGAAGCTCATGGAGAGGAACAACCTTTCCTATGATTGCATTGGGAGATTAGAAGTTGGAACGGAGACCATAATTGACAAATCAAAATCTGTGAAGACCGTCCTGATGCAGCTTTTTGAAGAATCTGGTAACACAGATGTAGAAGGAATCGACACCACCAATGCATGCTATggaggcactgctgctctttttAATGCTATTAATTGGATTGAGTCCAGTTCCTGGGACG GTCGCTACGCCCTTGTGGTGGCTGGAGACATCGCTGTGTATGCCTCGGGAAATGCCAGGCCCACTGGGGGAGCTGGTGCCGTTGCAATGCTGGTGGGCCCAAATGCACCGCTGATTTTTGAGAGAG GATTGCGTGGAACCCACATGCAGCACGCGTATGACTTCTATAAACCAGACATGGTGTCTGAATATCCTGTGGTGGATGGCAAACTCTCCATACAGTGCTACCTCAGTGCTCTGGACCGCTGCTACACCGTCTATCGCAACAAAATCCACGCCCAGTGGCAAAAGG aggggacagacagacgTTTCACCTTGAATGACTTTGGATTCATGATCTTCCACTCTCCATACTGTAAACTGGTACAGAAATCTGTGGCTAGACTCTTGCTGAATGATTTTCTCAGTGACCAGAATCCAGAAACAGCAAATGGTGTTTTCAGTGGTCTGGAAGCTTTTAG GGATATAAAACTTGAAGATACATACTTTGACAGAGatgtggaaaaagcttttatgAAAGCTAGTACAGAGCTCTTCAATCAGAAAACCAAAGCTTCATTACTTGTATCCAATCAGAATGGAAATATGTATACCCCTTCAGTCTACGGTTGCCTTGCCTCTCTTCTAGCCCA GTACTCCCCAGAGCAGCTTGCGGGACAGAGAATCAGCGTGTTCTCATATGGCTCTGGTTTTGCTGCTACCCTGTACTCCATCAGGGTCACACAGGATGCCACTCCTG GCTCTGCACTGGACAAAATAACTGCCAGCCTTTCTGATCTCAAAACAAGACTTGACTCAAGAAAATGTATTGCACCTGATGTCTTTGCTGAAAACATGAAGCTCAGACAGGAAACACATCATTTGG CCAATTATATTCCGCAGTGTTCAGTCGAGGATCTCTTTGAAGGAACATGGTACCTTGTGCGTGTGGATGAAAAACACAGGAGAACTTACGCCCGGCGCCCGCTCATGAGTGATAGACCTCTGGAAGCAAGAGTTGGAGTTGTCCATCCAGGCATTGTTCATGAG CACATCCCAAGCCCTGCTAAGAAAGTGCCAAGAATCCCTGCAACAACAGAATCTGAAGGCGTTACTGTCGCCATTTCCAATGGGGAGCATTAA
- the HMGCS1 gene encoding hydroxymethylglutaryl-CoA synthase, cytoplasmic isoform X2: MPGSLPVNAESCWPKDVGIVALEIYFPSQYVDQTELEKYDGVDAGKYTIGLGQARMGFCSDREDINSLCLTVVQKLMERNNLSYDCIGRLEVGTETIIDKSKSVKTVLMQLFEESGNTDVEGIDTTNACYGGTAALFNAINWIESSSWDGRYALVVAGDIAVYASGNARPTGGAGAVAMLVGPNAPLIFERGLRGTHMQHAYDFYKPDMVSEYPVVDGKLSIQCYLSALDRCYTVYRNKIHAQWQKEGTDRRFTLNDFGFMIFHSPYCKLVQKSVARLLLNDFLSDQNPETANGVFSGLEAFRDIKLEDTYFDRDVEKAFMKASTELFNQKTKASLLVSNQNGNMYTPSVYGCLASLLAQYSPEQLAGQRISVFSYGSGFAATLYSIRVTQDATPGSALDKITASLSDLKTRLDSRKCIAPDVFAENMKLRQETHHLANYIPQCSVEDLFEGTWYLVRVDEKHRRTYARRPLMSDRPLEARVGVVHPGIVHEHIPSPAKKVPRIPATTESEGVTVAISNGEH; the protein is encoded by the exons ATGCCTGGGTCTCTTCCCGTGAATGCTGAATCCTGTTGGCCCAAAGATGTGGGAATTGTGGCActggaaatatattttccctCTCAGTATGTTGACCAGACAGAGCTGGAGAAGTACGATGGCGTGGATGCTGGGAAGTACACCATTGGGCTGGGCCAGGCAAGGATGGGGTTCTGCTCTGACCGGGAGGATATCAATTCCCTCTGCTTGACTGTGGTCCAGAAGCTCATGGAGAGGAACAACCTTTCCTATGATTGCATTGGGAGATTAGAAGTTGGAACGGAGACCATAATTGACAAATCAAAATCTGTGAAGACCGTCCTGATGCAGCTTTTTGAAGAATCTGGTAACACAGATGTAGAAGGAATCGACACCACCAATGCATGCTATggaggcactgctgctctttttAATGCTATTAATTGGATTGAGTCCAGTTCCTGGGACG GTCGCTACGCCCTTGTGGTGGCTGGAGACATCGCTGTGTATGCCTCGGGAAATGCCAGGCCCACTGGGGGAGCTGGTGCCGTTGCAATGCTGGTGGGCCCAAATGCACCGCTGATTTTTGAGAGAG GATTGCGTGGAACCCACATGCAGCACGCGTATGACTTCTATAAACCAGACATGGTGTCTGAATATCCTGTGGTGGATGGCAAACTCTCCATACAGTGCTACCTCAGTGCTCTGGACCGCTGCTACACCGTCTATCGCAACAAAATCCACGCCCAGTGGCAAAAGG aggggacagacagacgTTTCACCTTGAATGACTTTGGATTCATGATCTTCCACTCTCCATACTGTAAACTGGTACAGAAATCTGTGGCTAGACTCTTGCTGAATGATTTTCTCAGTGACCAGAATCCAGAAACAGCAAATGGTGTTTTCAGTGGTCTGGAAGCTTTTAG GGATATAAAACTTGAAGATACATACTTTGACAGAGatgtggaaaaagcttttatgAAAGCTAGTACAGAGCTCTTCAATCAGAAAACCAAAGCTTCATTACTTGTATCCAATCAGAATGGAAATATGTATACCCCTTCAGTCTACGGTTGCCTTGCCTCTCTTCTAGCCCA GTACTCCCCAGAGCAGCTTGCGGGACAGAGAATCAGCGTGTTCTCATATGGCTCTGGTTTTGCTGCTACCCTGTACTCCATCAGGGTCACACAGGATGCCACTCCTG GCTCTGCACTGGACAAAATAACTGCCAGCCTTTCTGATCTCAAAACAAGACTTGACTCAAGAAAATGTATTGCACCTGATGTCTTTGCTGAAAACATGAAGCTCAGACAGGAAACACATCATTTGG CCAATTATATTCCGCAGTGTTCAGTCGAGGATCTCTTTGAAGGAACATGGTACCTTGTGCGTGTGGATGAAAAACACAGGAGAACTTACGCCCGGCGCCCGCTCATGAGTGATAGACCTCTGGAAGCAAGAGTTGGAGTTGTCCATCCAGGCATTGTTCATGAG CACATCCCAAGCCCTGCTAAGAAAGTGCCAAGAATCCCTGCAACAACAGAATCTGAAGGCGTTACTGTCGCCATTTCCAATGGGGAGCATTAA